A region of Excalfactoria chinensis isolate bCotChi1 chromosome 22, bCotChi1.hap2, whole genome shotgun sequence DNA encodes the following proteins:
- the SDC3 gene encoding syndecan-3 codes for MPAELRGLAVLLLLLSARAALAQRWRNENYERPVDLEGSGDDDPFGDDELDDIYSGSGSGYFEQESGLETAVSVTTDTSIPLPTTVAMLPVTLVQPMATPFELFPTEDTSPEQTTSILYIPKITEAPVIPSWKTTTTSTTASDSPTTTTTTAATTTTTTTTTTTTVSTTVATSKPSTTQRFLPPFVTKAATTRATTLEMPTTSIPKTSVLTEVTTSRLVPSSTAKPRSLPKPSISRTAEPTEKSTALPSSPTTLPPTEAPQVEPGELTTVLDSDLEVPTSSGPSGDFEIQEEEETTRPELGNEVVAVVTPPAAPGLGKNAEPGLIDNTIESGSSAAQLPQKNILERKEVLIAVIVGGVVGALFAAFLVMLLIYRMKKKDEGSYTLEEPKQANVTYQKPDKQEEFYA; via the exons ATGCCCGCGGAGCTGCGGGGCCtcgcggtgctgctgctgctgctcagcgcCCGCGCAGCGCTG GCTCAGCGCTGGCGCAATGAGAACTACGAGAGACCAGTGGACCTGGAAGGCTCTGGGGATGATGATCCCTTTGGGGACGATGAACTGGATGACATCTACTCAGGCTCCGGCTCAGGCT ATTTTGAGCAGGAGTCGGGGTTGGAGACAGCGGTCAGCGTCACCAcggacacatccatcccactgCCCACCACGGTGGCCATGCTGCCCGTCACCTTGGTGCAACCCATGGCAACACCTTTTGAGCTGTTCCCCACCGAGGACACGTCTCCTGAGCAAACAACCAGCATCTTGTATATCCCCAAGATAACAGAAGCTCCAGTGATCCCCAGCTGgaaaacaaccaccaccagTACCACTGCCAGCGACTCCCCcactaccaccaccaccacggctgccaccaccaccaccacaaccaccacaaccaccaccaccGTCAGCACCACCGTGGCCACCTCCAAGCCCAGCACTACCCAGAGGTTCCTGCCTCCCTTTGTCACCAAGGCAGCGACCACCCGGGCCACCACCCTGGAGATGCCCACTACCTCCATCCCCAAAACCAGTGTGCTGACAGAGGTGACCACATCACGGCTTGTCCCCTCCAGCACAGCCAAGCCGAGGTCCCTGCCAAAACCAAGCATCTCCAGGACTGCAGAACCCACGGAAAAAAGCACTGCCTTACCTTCCAGTCCCACCACGCTGCCACCCACAGAAGCCCCCCAG GTGGAGCCAGGGGAGCTGACGACGGTCCTCGACAGTGACCTGGAAGTCCCAACCAGTAGTGGCCCCAGCGGGGACTTCGAGatccaggaggaggaggagacaACTCGTCCTGAACTGGGCAATGAGGTGGTGGCAGTGGTgacaccaccagcagcaccggGGCTGGGCAAGAATGCAGAGCCGGGGCTCATTGACAACACGATAGAATCAGGCAGCTCGGCTGCTCAGCTCCCCCAGAAGAACATCCTGGAGAGGAAGGAAGTGTTGATAG CTGTGATTGTCGGCGGTGTGGTGGGAGCcctctttgctgccttccttGTCATGCTGCTCATCTACCGGATGAAGAAGAAGGATGAGGGCAGCTATACGTTGGAGGAACCCAAACAAGCCAACGTGACCTACCAGAAGCCGGACAAGCAGGAGGAGTTCTACGCATAG